In Agrobacterium tumefaciens, a single genomic region encodes these proteins:
- a CDS encoding UdgX family uracil-DNA binding protein (This protein belongs to the uracil DNA glycosylase superfamily, members of which act in excision repair of DNA. However, it belongs more specifically to UdgX branch, whose founding member was found to bind uracil in DNA (where it does not belong), without cleaving it, appears to promote DNA repair by a pathway involving RecA, rather than base excision.): MASRAGKSRPPPAFQPESAGASSLRALNSEAESCQRCDLYRHATQLVFGEGDTRARVVLVGEQPGNEEDLRGRPFVGPAGRLLDECLKQAGIDRSQCYVTNAVKHFKFEQRGKRRLHARPNSGEVQSCAWWLGAELRLVDPDLIVAMGATAFYTLTGRTSGVTKERGHVLLTPGGTRLLVTIHPSYLLRLRDRSEADRQQRAFVSDLHKISEILGETT; this comes from the coding sequence ATGGCATCACGCGCAGGAAAAAGCCGTCCGCCACCCGCCTTCCAGCCGGAAAGCGCTGGTGCGTCCTCTCTGCGCGCCTTGAACAGCGAAGCGGAAAGCTGTCAAAGATGCGACCTTTACAGACACGCCACGCAACTGGTGTTTGGCGAGGGCGACACAAGGGCGCGTGTTGTCCTCGTCGGCGAACAGCCCGGCAATGAAGAAGATCTGAGAGGCCGGCCTTTCGTCGGCCCGGCTGGCCGTCTGCTCGACGAATGCCTGAAGCAGGCCGGTATAGATCGTTCGCAATGTTATGTGACCAATGCCGTCAAACATTTCAAATTCGAGCAGCGCGGCAAGCGACGGTTGCATGCGCGCCCAAACAGCGGGGAAGTGCAAAGCTGCGCCTGGTGGCTGGGAGCAGAACTGCGCCTTGTCGATCCGGACCTTATCGTGGCGATGGGCGCCACGGCCTTTTATACGCTGACCGGACGCACAAGCGGTGTGACGAAGGAACGCGGACATGTTCTTTTGACGCCGGGCGGCACACGCCTTCTCGTCACCATCCATCCGTCTTATCTGCTGCGTCTTCGCGACCGGTCGGAGGCGGATCGACAGCAGCGCGCCTTTGTCTCCGACCTGCACAAAATAAGCGAAATCCTTGGCGAGACGACCTAG